A genomic window from Streptomyces sp. NBC_00234 includes:
- a CDS encoding primosomal protein N': MSSENERSAEPDAGAPEQLALIRETVRKAQVPRAKPRTWRGAALAKELPVARVLVNKGVLHLDQYFDYAVPEELDADARPGVRVRVRFGAGGRNVRGGRREGGGLIDGFLVERRAESDYQGALAALAYVVSPEPVLGPELLALSRAVADRYAGSLADVLQLAVPPRNGRAESRPSPDPLPPPAPPEAGSWERYGQGPAFLRALAEGGAPRAVWTALPGPHWPEEIARAVAATLASGRGALVVVPDGRAAARVDSALTGLLGEGHHTLLTADSGPEKRYRQWLAVRRGSVRAVVGTRAAMFAPVADLGLVVIWDDGDSSHSDDNAPFPHVREVLELRAAHGRCGFLLGGTSCTVEAAQLVETGWALPLAPDREQLRSAAPLVRTVGDGELARDGAARSARLPSLAWQTVRDGLRSGPVLVQVPRRGYAPRLACERCRTPARCRHCAGPLEAPDQQDLNCAWCGRAETAWHCESCGAFRLRAQIVGARRTAEELGRAFPAVPVRTSGRDHILDSVPDVPALVVSTPGAEPVAEGGYAAALLLDGWAMLGRPDLRAGEEALRRWTSAASLVRGQGEGGTVVIVAEPTLRAVQALVRWDPAGYARRELAERAELGFPPVSRMASVTGPAEALAAFLAAAELPPEAQILGPVPVPAAEPGRPRRPWDAPPGETWERALIRVEPGRGAALAAALKTAQAARMAKGGGDPVRIRIDPPDIG, translated from the coding sequence GTGAGCAGCGAGAACGAGCGATCCGCCGAGCCCGACGCCGGGGCGCCGGAGCAGCTTGCGCTGATCCGGGAGACCGTGCGCAAGGCGCAGGTGCCGCGGGCCAAGCCGCGCACCTGGCGCGGGGCCGCGCTGGCCAAGGAGCTGCCCGTCGCCCGGGTCCTGGTCAACAAGGGCGTGCTCCATCTCGACCAGTACTTCGACTACGCGGTACCCGAGGAGCTCGACGCCGACGCCCGGCCCGGAGTGCGGGTGCGGGTGCGGTTCGGCGCGGGGGGGCGCAACGTCCGGGGCGGCCGACGCGAGGGCGGCGGGCTGATCGACGGCTTCCTCGTCGAGCGGCGCGCCGAATCGGACTATCAGGGGGCGCTCGCCGCCCTCGCCTACGTCGTGTCGCCCGAACCGGTGCTCGGCCCCGAACTGCTCGCACTCTCGCGCGCCGTCGCCGACCGGTACGCGGGCAGCCTCGCCGACGTCCTCCAGCTCGCCGTGCCGCCCAGGAACGGCAGGGCCGAGTCCAGGCCGTCCCCGGACCCCCTGCCGCCGCCCGCCCCGCCGGAGGCCGGCAGCTGGGAGAGGTACGGGCAGGGGCCCGCGTTCCTCCGGGCGCTGGCCGAAGGCGGGGCACCGCGCGCCGTATGGACCGCTCTGCCGGGCCCGCACTGGCCCGAGGAGATCGCCAGGGCGGTGGCCGCCACGCTCGCCTCGGGACGCGGCGCGCTCGTCGTCGTACCGGACGGGCGGGCCGCCGCGCGGGTGGACAGCGCGCTCACCGGACTGCTGGGGGAGGGGCACCACACGCTCCTGACGGCGGACTCCGGACCCGAGAAGCGCTACCGCCAGTGGCTCGCCGTGCGGCGGGGGTCCGTACGGGCGGTGGTCGGGACCCGCGCGGCGATGTTCGCGCCCGTCGCCGATCTCGGTCTCGTCGTGATCTGGGACGACGGCGACTCCAGCCACAGCGACGACAACGCGCCGTTCCCCCATGTCCGTGAGGTGCTCGAACTGCGGGCGGCGCACGGCAGGTGCGGTTTCCTGCTGGGCGGTACGAGCTGCACGGTGGAGGCCGCCCAGCTCGTCGAGACCGGCTGGGCGCTGCCGCTGGCCCCGGACCGGGAGCAGCTGAGGAGCGCGGCGCCCCTCGTGCGTACGGTCGGGGACGGCGAGCTGGCGCGGGACGGTGCGGCCCGGAGTGCGCGGCTGCCCAGTCTCGCCTGGCAGACCGTCCGGGACGGGCTGCGCAGCGGTCCGGTCCTGGTGCAGGTGCCCCGCCGGGGATACGCGCCACGGCTGGCCTGTGAGCGCTGCCGGACACCTGCGCGGTGCAGGCACTGCGCCGGGCCGCTGGAGGCCCCGGACCAGCAGGACCTCAACTGCGCCTGGTGCGGGCGCGCCGAGACGGCCTGGCACTGCGAGAGCTGCGGGGCCTTCCGGCTGCGCGCCCAGATCGTCGGGGCCCGCAGGACGGCGGAGGAGCTGGGCAGAGCCTTCCCCGCCGTGCCGGTACGGACGTCCGGGCGCGACCACATCCTGGATTCGGTGCCTGACGTGCCCGCGCTGGTCGTCAGCACACCCGGCGCCGAACCCGTCGCCGAGGGCGGGTACGCGGCGGCGCTGCTGCTGGACGGCTGGGCCATGCTCGGCAGGCCCGATCTGCGGGCCGGCGAGGAGGCACTGCGCCGGTGGACGTCCGCCGCCTCGCTGGTACGGGGGCAGGGCGAGGGCGGGACCGTGGTGATCGTCGCCGAGCCGACACTGCGGGCCGTGCAGGCACTGGTGCGGTGGGACCCCGCCGGGTACGCACGGCGCGAACTGGCGGAGCGGGCGGAGCTGGGCTTCCCTCCGGTGTCCCGGATGGCCTCGGTCACGGGTCCCGCCGAGGCACTGGCCGCGTTTCTCGCCGCTGCCGAACTGCCGCCGGAAGCCCAGATCCTGGGTCCCGTGCCGGTGCCCGCCGCCGAGCCGGGCCGCCCGCGGCGGCCGTGGGACGCCCCGCCGGGCGAGACCTGGGAGCGGGCACTGATCCGGGTGGAACCGGGGCGGGGAGCGGCGCTGGCCGCCGCCCTGAAGACGGCCCAGGCGGCGCGGATGGCCAAGGGCGGCGGCGATCCCGTCCGGATCAGGATCGACCCGCCGGACATCGGCTGA
- the metK gene encoding methionine adenosyltransferase, with amino-acid sequence MSRRLFTSESVTEGHPDKIADQISDTILDALLREDPSSRVAVETLITTGLVHVAGEVTTKAYADIPNLVRNKVLEIGYDSSKKGFDGASCGVSVSIGAQSPDIAQGVDTAYEQRVEGDEDELDKQGAGDQGLMFGYACDETPELMPLPIHIAHRLSRRLSEVRKNGTIPYLRPDGKTQVTIEYDGDKAVRLDTVVVSSQHASDIDLDSLLAPDIREFVVEHVLAQLIEDGIKLETEGYRLLVNPTGRFEIGGPMGDAGLTGRKIIIDTYGGMARHGGGAFSGKDPSKVDRSAAYAMRWVAKNVVAAGLAARCEVQVAYAIGKAEPVGLFVETFGTAAVDTEKIEHAIGEVFDLRPAAIIRDLDLLRPIYAQTAAYGHFGRELPDFTWERTDRVEALRRAAGL; translated from the coding sequence GTGTCCCGCCGTCTCTTCACCTCGGAGTCCGTCACCGAGGGCCACCCCGACAAGATCGCTGACCAGATCAGCGACACGATTCTCGACGCGCTCCTGCGCGAGGACCCTTCCTCGCGCGTCGCCGTCGAGACCTTGATCACCACTGGTCTGGTGCATGTCGCGGGTGAGGTCACGACCAAGGCCTACGCCGACATCCCCAACCTTGTGCGCAACAAGGTCCTGGAGATCGGTTACGACTCCTCCAAGAAGGGCTTCGACGGCGCCTCCTGCGGCGTCTCGGTGTCCATCGGCGCGCAGTCCCCCGACATCGCCCAGGGCGTCGACACGGCGTACGAGCAGCGCGTCGAGGGCGACGAGGACGAGCTCGACAAGCAGGGCGCCGGCGACCAGGGCCTGATGTTCGGCTACGCCTGCGACGAGACGCCCGAGCTGATGCCGCTCCCGATCCACATCGCGCACCGGCTCTCGCGCCGGCTGTCCGAGGTCCGCAAGAACGGGACCATCCCGTACCTGCGCCCGGACGGCAAGACCCAGGTCACCATCGAGTACGACGGCGACAAGGCCGTCCGCCTCGACACGGTCGTCGTCTCCTCGCAGCACGCGTCGGACATCGACCTGGACTCGCTGCTCGCGCCCGACATCCGTGAGTTCGTCGTCGAGCACGTCCTGGCGCAGCTCATCGAGGACGGCATCAAGCTGGAGACCGAGGGCTACCGCCTCCTGGTGAACCCGACCGGGCGTTTCGAGATCGGCGGCCCGATGGGCGACGCCGGCCTCACCGGCCGCAAGATCATCATCGACACCTACGGCGGCATGGCGCGCCACGGCGGCGGCGCCTTCTCGGGCAAGGACCCGTCGAAGGTCGACCGCTCCGCGGCGTACGCGATGCGCTGGGTCGCGAAGAACGTCGTCGCGGCCGGTCTCGCCGCCCGCTGCGAGGTCCAGGTGGCCTACGCGATCGGCAAGGCCGAGCCCGTCGGCCTGTTCGTCGAGACCTTCGGCACGGCCGCGGTCGACACGGAGAAGATCGAGCACGCGATCGGCGAGGTCTTCGACCTCCGTCCGGCCGCGATCATCCGCGATCTCGACCTGCTCCGCCCGATCTACGCCCAGACCGCGGCATACGGCCACTTCGGCCGCGAGCTCCCCGACTTCACCTGGGAGCGCACCGACCGCGTGGAAGCACTGCGCAGGGCCGCGGGCCTGTAA
- the coaBC gene encoding bifunctional phosphopantothenoylcysteine decarboxylase/phosphopantothenate--cysteine ligase CoaBC, protein MDKPKVVLGVSGGIAAYKACELLRRLTESGHDVQVVPTEASLHFVGAATWSALSGHSVSTEVWNDVHEVPHVRTGQAADLVVVAPATADMLAKAAHGLADDLLTNTLLTARCPVVFAPAMHTEMWEHPATRENVATLRRRGAVVIEPAVGRLTGVDTGKGRLPDPGEIFEVCRRILARGTAAPDLTGRHVVISAGGTREPLDPVRYLGNRSSGKQGYALARTAVARGARVTLVEANTGLPDPAGADVLRAGTAMQLREAVLKAAADADVVVMAAAVADFRPAVYASGKIKKKDGREPEPVALVRNPDILAEISADRSRAGQLVVGFAAETDDVLANGREKLRRKGCDLLVVNEVGERKTFGSEENEAVVLAADGGETPVPYGPKEALADTVWDLVTARFG, encoded by the coding sequence GTGGACAAGCCGAAGGTCGTCCTTGGGGTCAGCGGAGGCATCGCCGCCTACAAGGCGTGCGAGTTGCTGCGCCGGCTGACCGAGTCGGGGCATGACGTCCAGGTCGTCCCCACCGAGGCGTCGCTGCACTTCGTGGGGGCCGCCACCTGGTCCGCGCTCTCCGGCCACTCCGTGTCGACCGAGGTCTGGAACGACGTCCACGAGGTGCCGCACGTGCGCACCGGGCAGGCCGCCGACCTCGTCGTCGTCGCGCCCGCCACCGCCGACATGCTCGCGAAGGCCGCCCACGGCCTGGCCGACGACCTCCTCACGAACACCCTGCTCACGGCCCGCTGTCCGGTCGTCTTCGCGCCCGCGATGCACACCGAGATGTGGGAGCACCCCGCCACCCGGGAGAACGTCGCCACGCTGCGCAGGCGCGGGGCCGTCGTCATCGAGCCGGCCGTGGGCCGGCTCACCGGCGTCGACACCGGCAAGGGCCGGCTCCCGGACCCGGGCGAGATCTTCGAGGTCTGCCGCCGGATCCTCGCACGAGGCACCGCCGCTCCCGACCTCACCGGCCGCCACGTGGTCATCAGCGCGGGCGGTACGCGCGAGCCGCTCGACCCGGTCCGCTACCTCGGTAACCGCTCCTCCGGGAAGCAGGGCTACGCCCTCGCCCGCACCGCGGTCGCCCGGGGCGCCCGGGTCACCCTCGTCGAGGCCAACACCGGCCTGCCGGACCCGGCGGGAGCCGACGTCCTGCGGGCCGGGACCGCGATGCAGCTGCGCGAAGCCGTACTGAAGGCCGCGGCCGACGCCGACGTGGTGGTCATGGCGGCGGCCGTCGCCGACTTCCGCCCCGCGGTCTACGCGAGCGGCAAGATCAAGAAGAAGGACGGGCGCGAGCCCGAGCCCGTCGCCCTGGTCCGCAACCCGGACATCCTGGCGGAAATCTCCGCCGACCGGTCCCGGGCCGGTCAGCTCGTCGTCGGATTCGCGGCCGAGACGGACGACGTACTGGCCAACGGCCGCGAGAAGCTCCGCCGCAAGGGTTGCGACCTGCTGGTCGTCAACGAGGTGGGGGAGCGCAAGACGTTCGGTTCCGAGGAGAACGAAGCCGTGGTGCTCGCCGCGGACGGCGGTGAGACGCCTGTGCCGTACGGGCCCAAGGAGGCTCTCGCCGACACGGTCTGGGATCTGGTGACAGCGCGTTTCGGCTAG
- the rpoZ gene encoding DNA-directed RNA polymerase subunit omega, with protein sequence MSSSISTPEGIINPPIDELLEATDSKYSLVIYAAKRARQINAYYSQLGEGLLEYVGPLVDTHVHEKPLSIALREINAGLLTSEAIEGPAQ encoded by the coding sequence GTGTCCTCTTCCATTTCCACGCCCGAGGGCATCATCAACCCGCCGATTGATGAGCTCCTCGAGGCCACCGACTCGAAGTACAGCCTTGTGATCTACGCCGCCAAGCGCGCGCGCCAGATCAACGCGTACTACTCGCAGCTCGGTGAAGGCCTCCTCGAGTACGTCGGTCCGCTTGTCGACACCCACGTGCACGAGAAGCCGCTCTCGATCGCGCTCCGCGAGATCAACGCGGGCCTGCTGACCTCCGAGGCCATCGAGGGCCCCGCGCAGTAA
- the gmk gene encoding guanylate kinase encodes MAATSRGTSPVPPDVRPRLTVLSGPSGVGKSTVVAHMRKVHPEVWLSVSATTRKPRPGERNGVHYFFVDNEEFDKLIANGELLEWAEFAGNRYGTPRRAVLDRLEAGEPVLLEIDLQGARLVRESMSDAQLVFLAPPSWDELVRRLTGRGTEAPDVIERRLAAAKIELAAESEFDTTLVNTSVEDVARELLTLMLQASGLRDSSD; translated from the coding sequence ATGGCTGCAACATCCCGGGGGACGTCCCCCGTACCCCCGGACGTACGTCCGCGGCTGACCGTGCTCTCCGGCCCCTCGGGGGTCGGCAAGAGCACGGTCGTCGCGCATATGCGCAAGGTCCACCCCGAGGTCTGGCTCTCCGTATCGGCCACGACCCGCAAGCCCCGACCCGGCGAACGCAACGGTGTCCACTACTTCTTCGTGGACAACGAGGAGTTCGACAAGCTCATCGCCAACGGCGAACTACTGGAGTGGGCGGAGTTCGCGGGCAACCGCTACGGCACGCCCCGCCGCGCCGTTCTCGACCGCCTGGAGGCGGGCGAGCCGGTGCTGCTGGAGATCGACCTCCAGGGCGCCCGGCTGGTCCGCGAGTCGATGTCCGACGCCCAGCTCGTCTTCCTGGCTCCGCCGAGCTGGGACGAACTGGTCCGCCGGCTCACCGGCCGCGGAACCGAAGCGCCCGACGTGATCGAGCGCAGGCTCGCGGCTGCCAAAATCGAGCTGGCCGCCGAGTCCGAGTTCGATACGACGCTTGTCAACACCTCGGTCGAGGATGTAGCACGTGAGCTGCTAACCTTGATGCTGCAGGCTTCCGGCCTCCGTGACAGCAGCGACTGA
- a CDS encoding integration host factor: MALPPLTPEQRAAALEKAAAARRERAEVKNRLKHSGASLHEVIKTGQENDVIGKMKVSALLESLPGVGKVRAKQIMERLGISESRRVRGLGSNQIASLEREFGGSAA, translated from the coding sequence GTGGCTCTTCCGCCCCTTACCCCTGAACAGCGCGCAGCCGCGCTCGAAAAGGCCGCCGCGGCTCGCCGGGAGCGGGCCGAGGTCAAGAATCGACTCAAGCACTCCGGCGCCTCGCTCCACGAGGTCATCAAGACGGGCCAGGAGAACGACGTCATCGGCAAGATGAAGGTCTCCGCCCTCCTGGAGTCCCTGCCCGGCGTGGGCAAGGTCCGCGCCAAGCAGATCATGGAGCGGCTCGGCATCTCCGAGAGCCGCCGGGTGCGGGGTCTCGGCTCCAACCAGATCGCATCCCTGGAGCGTGAGTTCGGCGGCAGCGCCGCCTGA
- the pyrF gene encoding orotidine-5'-phosphate decarboxylase: MTPEPFGARLRHAMDTRGPLCVGIDPHASLLTSWGLNDDIAGLERFTRTVVEALADRVAVLKPQSAFFERFGSRGVAVLEKAVEEARAAGALVLMDAKRGDIGSTMGAYAATYLDKDSPLFSDAVTVSPYLGFGSLRPALDAAAVSGAGVFVLALTSNPEGAEVQRATAADGRSLAQVMLDHMAAENEGVTPLGSVGAVVGATLGDAGVNLEINGPLLAPGIGAQGATPADLPGVFGAAVGNVVPSVSRGVLRHGPDVSGLREAAGRFADEVRAAVSGS; this comes from the coding sequence GTGACCCCTGAACCCTTCGGCGCACGCCTGCGCCACGCCATGGACACCCGTGGGCCGCTCTGCGTCGGCATCGACCCGCACGCCTCGCTGCTCACCTCCTGGGGCCTCAACGACGACATCGCGGGCCTGGAGCGCTTCACGCGTACGGTCGTCGAGGCACTGGCCGACCGGGTCGCCGTGCTCAAGCCGCAGTCCGCGTTCTTCGAGCGCTTCGGTTCCCGGGGCGTCGCCGTCCTGGAGAAGGCCGTCGAGGAGGCCCGTGCGGCCGGCGCCCTGGTCCTGATGGACGCCAAGCGGGGCGACATCGGCTCCACGATGGGCGCCTACGCGGCGACCTACCTGGACAAGGACTCGCCGCTGTTCTCCGACGCGGTCACGGTCTCGCCGTACCTGGGCTTCGGCTCGCTGCGCCCGGCGCTCGACGCGGCGGCGGTCTCCGGCGCCGGTGTCTTCGTGCTCGCCCTCACGTCCAACCCCGAGGGCGCGGAGGTGCAGCGGGCGACGGCGGCCGACGGCCGGTCGCTGGCCCAGGTAATGCTCGACCACATGGCCGCGGAGAACGAGGGCGTCACGCCGCTCGGCTCGGTCGGCGCCGTGGTCGGCGCCACACTCGGCGACGCCGGCGTGAATCTGGAGATCAACGGTCCGCTGCTCGCTCCCGGCATCGGTGCCCAGGGCGCGACCCCCGCGGACCTGCCGGGTGTCTTCGGCGCCGCGGTGGGCAACGTGGTGCCCAGCGTGAGCCGGGGCGTGCTGCGCCACGGTCCGGATGTTTCCGGGCTGCGCGAAGCCGCCGGTCGCTTCGCGGACGAGGTCCGTGCGGCGGTCTCGGGAAGCTGA
- a CDS encoding quinone-dependent dihydroorotate dehydrogenase, with translation MYKLFFQLVFKRMDPEQAHHLAFRWIRLAARVPVLRTFVAAALAPRYEELRTEALGLRMHGPFGLAAGFDKNAIAIDGMSMLGFDHIEIGTVTGEPQPGNPKKRLFRLVEDRALINRMGFNNEGSAAVAERLAARNPVFRTTVGVNIGKTKVVPEAEAVGDYVKSTERLAAHADYLVVNVSSPNTPGLRNLQATEALRPLLSAVREAADRTVTDRRVPLLVKIAPDLADEDVDAVADLAVELGLDGIIATNTTIARDSLGLKSSPSLTAETGGLSGAPLKERSLEVLSRLYARVGDRLTLVGVGGIENAEDAWQRILAGATLVQGYSAFIYEGPVYARAIHKGLAARLAASPYATLAEAVGAETRKVMK, from the coding sequence ATGTACAAACTCTTCTTCCAGCTGGTCTTCAAGCGGATGGACCCGGAGCAGGCGCACCACCTCGCCTTCCGCTGGATCCGGCTCGCCGCCCGCGTACCCGTACTGCGCACCTTCGTCGCCGCCGCGCTCGCCCCCCGCTACGAGGAACTGCGTACGGAGGCCCTCGGCCTGCGCATGCACGGTCCCTTCGGTCTCGCGGCGGGTTTCGACAAGAACGCCATCGCGATCGACGGCATGTCGATGCTCGGCTTCGACCACATCGAGATCGGTACGGTCACCGGCGAGCCGCAGCCCGGCAACCCCAAGAAGCGGCTCTTCCGCCTCGTCGAGGACCGCGCGCTGATCAACCGCATGGGGTTCAACAACGAGGGCTCCGCCGCCGTGGCCGAGCGCCTGGCAGCGCGTAACCCCGTCTTCCGGACGACCGTCGGCGTCAACATCGGCAAGACCAAGGTCGTGCCGGAGGCCGAGGCAGTCGGCGACTACGTGAAGTCCACCGAGCGCCTGGCCGCCCACGCCGACTACCTCGTCGTGAACGTCTCCTCGCCCAACACGCCGGGCCTGCGCAACCTCCAGGCGACCGAGGCGCTCCGCCCGCTGCTCTCGGCGGTGCGCGAGGCAGCCGACCGGACCGTCACGGACCGCCGGGTCCCGCTCCTGGTCAAGATCGCCCCCGACCTCGCCGACGAGGACGTCGACGCGGTCGCCGACCTCGCGGTGGAGCTCGGCCTGGACGGCATCATCGCCACCAACACCACGATCGCCCGTGACAGCCTCGGGCTGAAGTCCTCGCCGTCCCTGACCGCGGAGACCGGCGGTCTCTCCGGCGCGCCCCTCAAGGAGCGCTCCCTGGAGGTCCTGAGCCGTCTGTACGCCCGTGTGGGCGACCGGCTCACGCTCGTCGGCGTCGGGGGCATCGAGAACGCCGAGGACGCCTGGCAGCGCATCCTCGCCGGTGCCACGCTCGTCCAGGGCTACAGCGCCTTCATCTACGAGGGCCCGGTCTACGCCCGCGCGATCCACAAGGGCCTGGCCGCGCGCCTGGCCGCCTCCCCGTACGCCACCCTCGCCGAAGCCGTCGGCGCCGAGACACGGAAGGTCATGAAGTGA